The following are encoded together in the Malaya genurostris strain Urasoe2022 chromosome 3, Malgen_1.1, whole genome shotgun sequence genome:
- the LOC131437378 gene encoding membrane-bound alkaline phosphatase-like — protein sequence MYLPVISVCFVLSIIVSCALGLRTQAFLDYVAGIDDEIHPPPVSSVKGEKARQKRVITASDYENTAQFWKVGAQLRLKEQLLKRTNRNVAKNVIFFLGDGMSITTLAASRMYLGQMEGQPGEESRLSFEEFPDVGLIKTYCVDRQVADSACSATAYLCGVKANYATIGVTAAVNYNNCAGSNNPLNHVDSIMSWAQAAGKATGIVTTTRVTHASPAGTYAHVANRDWECDADVSSKQENPSQCQDIAAQLVRSDPGRNFKVILGGGRRKFIPNSEKDPTGKSGQRKDGVNLISEWYYSKPLGSARYVTNRQELVGVNFNETEYLMGLFQPDHLKYNMDSNHQEDPSLSDMTYAAIKTLEKHSNGYVLFVEGGKIDLAHHETKARKSLDETIQFSDAVLLATQLTNPIDTLIVVTADHSHTMTLAGYSKRGHDILGVSTSAKHKKTYTTLSYANGPGGPSLDENGDVQKFSDDMVTDKEFQYPKLVPMKYETHGGDDVALFAYGPWSHLFSGMYEQNVIPHLIGYAACIGDGLTACKG from the exons ATGTACCTCCCAGTGATCAGTGTCTGTTTTGTTCTATCGATAATTGTAAGTTGTGCTCTCGGATTACGAACCCAAGCATTTCTCGATTACGTCGCAGGAATTGATGATGAAA TTCATCCACCGCCGGTTAGTTCTGTGAAAGGGGAAAAAGCGCGCCAGAAACGTGTGATTACCGCTTCGGACTACGAGAATACCGCTCAGTTTTGGAAAGTAGGAGCGCAGCTTAGACTAAAAGAACAACTGCTCAAACGAACCAATCGAAATGTAGCCAAAAATGTAATCTTCTTTCTCGGGGATGGCATGTCCATCACGACACTTGCCGCCAGCCGTATGTACCTTGGCCAGATGGAAGGCCAACCAGGCGAAGAGTCGCGCCTTTCCTTCGAGGAGTTTCCTGATGTTGGTTTAATCAAG ACGTACTGCGTGGACAGGCAGGTTGCGGATTCGGCTTGTTCGGCAACCGCTTATTTGTGTGGGGTGAAGGCCAACTACGCCACAATCGGTGTGACGGCTGCGGTGAACTACAATAACTGTGCCGGGAGCAACAACCCACTGAATCACGTCGATTCGATAATGAGCTGGGCACAGGCGGCCGGCAAGGCGACCGGAATCGTTACGACCACGCGGGTGACGCACGCAAGCCCAGCCGGCACGTATGCGCACGTGGCAAATCGGGATTGGGAATGCGATGCCGACGTGAGCTCGAAGCAAGAAAATCCCTCTCAGTGTCAAGACATTGCTGCCCAATTGGTAAGAAGTGATCCGGGCAGGAACTTCAAGGTCATTCTGGGAGGCGGACGGCGTAAATTTATCCCCAACAGCGAAAAGGATCCAACGGGAAAATCCGGTCAACGGAAGGACGGAGTAAATCTGATCTCAGAATGGTACTACAGTAAACCACTCGGCTCGGCGCGGTATGTCACAAACCGGCAAGAATTAGTAGGTGTGAATTTCAACGAAACCGAATACCTGATGGGATTGTTTCAACcagaccacctcaaatataatatGGATAGCAACCACCAGGAAGATCCTTCTCTGAGCGATATGACTTATGCGGCTATCAAAACTCTAGAAAAACATTCCAATGGTTATGTACTTTTTGTCGAAGGTGGTAAAATCGATTTAGCTCATCATGAAACCAAGGCGCGTAAGTCCCTAGATGAAACGATTCAGTTCTCGGATGCCGTTTTGCTGGCAACACAGCTGACCAATCCGATTGATACGTTAATCGTTGTCACGGCAGATCATTCCCACACCATGACATTGGCTGGTTACTCGAAACGCGGTCACGACATATTAGGGGTTAGCACTTCCGCCAAACATAAGAAAACCTATACGACTTTATCATATGCCAACGGTCCCGGAGGCCCCTCACTGGACGAGAATGGGGATGTGCAGAAATTCTCCGACGATATGGTGACAGATAAAGAGTTCCAATATCCGAAACTAGTTCCTATGAAGTACGAGACCCACGGCGGAGATGATGTAGCTCTGTTCGCCTACGGACCGTGGTCGCATCTTTTCAGTGGCATGTACGAGCAAAATGTGATTCCGCATTTGATCGGGTATGCGGCGTGTATCGGGGATGGATTGACGGCGTGTAagggttaa